The following are encoded together in the Echeneis naucrates chromosome 9, fEcheNa1.1, whole genome shotgun sequence genome:
- the nr5a1a gene encoding steroidogenic factor 1a: protein MLGDKTHGVTLKVMEYTYDDDLEELCPVCGDKVSGYHYGLLTCESCKGFFKRTVQNNKRYTCAENQECKIDKTQRKRCPFCRFQKCLNVGMRLEAVRADRMRGGRNKFGPMYKRDRALKQQKKALIRSNGFKLESAAPPPASPLQTDYSFTGTLHNLPTISKSLLPSTPSSITPTDYEANLYGPPSLGMAMQSHVPLTTQYQYTAFPGRVIKAECPDYTSSPESLTGYTYPDMYPAASPQPPSLPPLVLELLRCDPDELVVQNKIVAHLQQEHGGRGRLDKPNTFSLMCRMADQTLFSIVEWARSCIFFKELRVGDQMKLLHNCWSELLVLDHIFRQVQHGKEDSILLVTGQEVELSSILSQAEATLSGLVQRGQELAVRLRTLQVDRREIACLKFLLLFNPNVKLLENQAFVEGVQEQVNTALLEYTLSTYPQFQDKFSQLVVRLPELRSLSTQAEDYLCYMHLSGEVPCNNLLIEMLHAKRACV from the exons GTGTGACTCTGAAGGTTATGGAATACACGTATGATGACGATTTGGAAGAGCTGTGTCCTGTGTGCGGAGACAAAGTTTCCGGATACCATTACGGTCTGCTGACCTGCGAGAGCTGCAAG GGTTTCTTCAAGAGGACAGTGCAAAACAACAAGAGGTACACATGTGCGGAAAACCAAGAGTGCAAAATAGACAAGACCCAGAGGAAGAGATGTCCTTTCTGTCGCTTCCAGAAATGCCTCAACGTTGGCATGAGGCTAGAGG ctgtgcGCGCAGACCGTATGCGTGGGGGGAGGAATAAATTTGGCCCCATGTACAAGAGAGACAGGGCCTTGAAGCAGCAAAAGAAGGCTTTGATACGATCCAACGGGTTCAAGCTGGAGAGCGCAGCACCTCCACCAGCCTCTCCACTCCAGACTGACTACAGCTTCACTGGCACCCTGCACAACCTGCCCACCATCTCCAAAAGCTTGCTACCCTCCACCCCGAGCTCCATCACCCCTACAGACTATGAGGCAAACCTTTACGGACCCCCATCCCTTGGCATGGCCATGCAGTCCCATGTGCCCCTCACTACTCAGTATCAGTACACAGCCTTCCCTGGCCGGGTGATTAAAGCCGAGTGTCCTGACTACACCAGCTCCCCTGAGTCTCTCACAGGATACACCTACCCAGACATGTACCCTGCAGCCTCACCACAGCCCCCCAGCCTGCCACCTTTGGTTCTGGAGCTGCTGCGTTGTGATCCAGATGAACTGGTGGTGCAAAATAAGATCGTAGCTCATCTGCAGCAGGAGCATGGCGGCCGGGGCCGGCTGGACAAGCCCAATACCTTTAGCCTGATGTGTCGCATGGCAGACCAGACTCTCTTTTCGATAGTGGAATGGGCTCGCAGCTGCATCTTCTTCAAGGAGCTCAGG GTGGGAGATCAAATGAAGCTACTCCATAACTGCTGGTCTGAGCTTCTGGTCCTGGATCACATTTTCAGACAGGTTCAACATGGAAAAGAAGACAGCATCCTGCTGGTGACGGGCCAGGAG GTGGAGCTGTCATCCATTCTGTCCCAGGCTGAAGCCACTCTGTCTGGCCTGGTCCAGAGAGGTCAGGAGCTGGCAGTGAGGTTGCGAACGCTGCAGGTTGATCGCAGAGAGATTGCTTGTCTGAAGTTCCTCCTCCTGTTCAACCCTA atgtGAAACTGTTGGAGAACCAGGCTTTTGTGGAGGGAGTCCAGGAGCAGGTGAACACGGCCCTGCTGGAGTACACGTTGTCCACCTACCCTCAGTTCCAGGACAAGTTCAGCCAGTTGGTTGTGCGGCTGCCGGAGCTGCGATCCCTGAGCACACAGGCAGAGGACTACCTTTGCTACATGCACTTGAGTGGAGAGGTGCCCTGCAACAACCTGCTCATTGAAATGCTGCATGCCAAACGAGCATGCGTGTGA